In Bradyrhizobium symbiodeficiens, the genomic stretch GGATCTGCTCCTCACGCGCGGGGTCGCCACCGCCGCCGCGGTCGAGCGCCGCGAGCTGGCCTTCCAGCCGCACGCACATCGGATTGGGCCCAAGTCCGTTTTGCCCCGGCTGAGGCGGCGGTCCGGGCGGCCCGGCCTGCGCGAAAGCGCCGGTGACGAGCACGGCCGTGCTCAAGAGCACGGTGCAGGCAAGGACGAAGCGGGCACGGGAGAGGGATAGGAATTCAGGCATATCCGCCATTCTAGCGAGGTCACGGCCCAAGGTGATGTTCCACGTGACTTGGAAGGGCCGAAGCGCGCCCTCCCATAGCCGCTTCCTGCGGCATCGTCACGTCGTTTCGGGGGCCAAGGGACCGGCCTAAGCTGCGCCAGTGCCGAGTAAATTAGCGCTGGCAGGTGATTGCGACATATTCGTCGCAATGGCCATGAGAGCAATTTGTGCCGGATTTGGGGACAGAGCCGGTAATTTCGTCGGGATCGACCCGGCGATAGCTTGATGCCTGGGCAAAATCTCGTGACTGGCAATAGGTCCGGGCGACGGAGGCCCCGCATTTCTCACCCTTGGCCAGGCACTGGTCGCCGTAACCGTTGGCGATGATGAAGACGCGGGTCTCGGCGCAGGCGCCGGATGCGGCGAGGATCGAGGCGCTGAAAATGAGCGCGAGCAAGGATCGCATGAAAATACCGAGAGGCAAAAAGGTGGAACAATCCGGTTCCAGAATGGGCTCAAATAGTTAAGGATATGAACTATCGGACGTCCGTAGTCCGGGTGAATGGCGTTTCGCGCGGCTCCCTTGACGCAGGGGCGCCTGTTAGCCCATATGTTCCGCATGAACGGTCTCCTCGCCATTTGCTTCATTTGCGAGATTACGAGCTAGCGATTCGCTGGCTGGAGCCGTCTTTTCTCAAACACGTTGAGAGACCTGGACGCCCGGCCAACAGCCGACGGGTATCCATATGGAATTGCGCCTTTACGATACGCTGAGCCGGGAAAAGCGCACCTTCGTGCCGCTCGATCCCAAGAACGTCCGCATGTATGTCTGCGGACCGACCGTCTACGACTTCGCCCATATCGGCAATGCGCGGCCGGTGATCGTGTTCGACGTGCTGTTTCGGCTGCTGCGCCACCTCTATGGCGAGGCGCACGTCAAATATGTCCGCAACATCACCGACGTCGACGACAAGATCAACGACCGCGCCGCGCGTGATTTTCCGGGCCTGCCGCTGAACGAGGCGATCCGCAAGGTCACCGAGCAGACCGGCGAGCAGTTTCACGCCGATGTCGATGCGCTGGGCTGCTTGCGGCCGAGCGTCGAGCCGCGCGCGACCGAGCACATCGGCGAGATGCGCGAGATCATCGAGCGACTGGTCAAGGGCGGTTTTGCCTATGTCGCCGAGGACCACGTGCTGTTCTCGCCGCAGGCGATGAACGCGGCCAATTCGACGCTGCCGCGCTATGGCGCGCTGTCGAAGCGCTCGCTCGACGAGATGATCGCCGGCGCCCGCGTCGATGTCGCGCCTTACAAGCGCGATGCCACCGATTTCGTGCTGTGGAAGCCGTCCAAGCCCGGCGAGCCGTCATGGCCATCGCCGGCTGGTATCAAAGCTGAGGGGCGTCCGGGTTGGCACGTCGAATGCTCGGCCATGGCCTGGAAGCACCTCGGCGAGCATTTCGACATCCATGGCGGCGGCATCGATCTCGTGTTTCCGCATCACGAGAACGAGGTCGCGCAGACCTGCTGCGCCTTCCATCGGGAGCGCATGGCGAGTTACTGGATGCACAACGGCTTCCTGCAGGTCGAGAGTGAGAAGATGTCGAAGAGCCTCGGCAACTTCATCACGATCCATGAGCTGCTCGCGGACTGGCCGGGCGAGGTGCTGCGCCTGAACATGCTCAAGACGCACTACCGCTCGCCGATCGACTGGACCATGAAGTCGCTGGAGGAAAGCGCGAAGACGCTCGACGACTGGTATCGTGTTGCGGCTGACGTTGCGCCCGGCGAGCCGGCCGCGTCGGTGGTCGAGCCGCTGATCGACGATCTCAACACGCCGCTGGCGATTGCAGCGATGCATGGCCTGCGTGGAGGTGACGTGGGCGCTCTGGCGGGCTCGTTGCGCCTGCTCGGATTCCTGTCCGAGAGTGCTGCGCAATGGGAAGGCCGTAAGCAGCAGGCGAGTGGCGTCGATCCCAAGGAGGTCGAGGGCCTGATCGCGGAGCGGACGGCGGCCCGTAGCCGCAAGGACTTCAAGGAATCCGACCGCATACGCGATCTACTCGCTGCGATGGGCGTTGCGATCAAGGACTCCAAGGACGGCACCACTTGGGAGTTTTCGCGATGAAGCGGCCCGACACGCCTTTTCCGCGGCACTGGATCTATTACATCGCGCTGAAGGTCCTGCTGCTCGCGGGCGCCGTGGCGCTGGTGCTCAAGCTCTATGGGATGTGGTGAGGACGATGGGACAGACTTTGCCAAAGCCCGGCCTGCGGCCGTTCCTGCCAGATGACGTGCCGGTGCTCGCGGCGATCTTCACCGCCAGCATCGAGGAACTCACCGGCGAGGACTACAACGAGGCGCAGCAGCAGGCCTGGATGGCGGCGGCGGAAGGCGAAGAGTTCGGCAGGCGGCTCGCGTCCGATCTGACGTTGATCGCGACGATGGAAGGATCGCCCGTCGGCTTCGCCTCGTTGCGCGGCGCCGATCACATCCAAATGCTCTATGTGCATCCGGCTGTCGTCGGGCAGGGTATCGCGACCATGCTCGTCGACGCGCTGGAGAAGCTCGCCGGCGGTCGCGGTGCGGCCAGCCTCTCGGTCGATGCCAGCGATACCGCGCAAGGATTCTTCGCCAAGCGCGGCTATGTCGCCATGCAGCGCAACAGCATCACCGTCAACGACGAGTGGCTCGCCAACACCACCATGAAGAAGACGCTCGGAGCGGGGCAATGAGCAAAGAGCGCCTTTATCTGTTCGACACTACGTTGCGCGACGGCGCGCAGACCAACGGCGTCGATTTCACGCTGACGGACAAGCAGGTCATTGCCGCGATGCTCGATGACCTCGGCATCGATTATGTCGAAGGCGGCTATCCCGGCGCCAATCCGACCGACACCGAGTTTTTCGGCACCAAGCCCAAGCTCGCCCATGCGCGCTTTACGGCGTTCGGCATGACGCGCCGGGCCGGGCGCTCGGTCTCGAACGATCCCGGCGTGGCCGGACTGTTGGAAGCGAAGGCGGACGCGATCTGCTTTGTGGCGAAGGCATCCGCCTATCAGGTGCGCGTCGCGCTGGAGACGACCAAGGAGGAAAATCTCGCCTCCATCCGCGACAGCGTCGCGGCCGCGAAGGCCGCCGGTCGCGAGGTCATGCTCGACTGCGAGCATTTCTTCGACGGCTACAAGGAAGATGCGAGCTTTGCGCTCGCTTGCGCGAAAGCCGCCTATGAGGCCGGCGCGCGCTGGGTGGTGCTGTGCGACACCAATGGCGGCACCATGCCCGACGAGGTCGAGGCCATCGTCACCGAGGTGACGAAACACATCCCCGGCGATCATGTCGGCATCCACGCCCATAACGACACCGAGCAGGCGGTGGCCAATTCGCTCGCCGCGGTGCGTGCCGGCGCACGGCAGATCCAGGGCACGCTGAACGGCCTTGGTGAGCGCTGCGGCAACGCCAATCTGTGCTCGCTGATCCCGACGCTGAAACTGAAGCAGGCGTTTTCCGACGCCTTCGAGATCGGGGTCACGACGGAGAAGCTGGCGACCCTGGTCAAGGTCTCGCGCACGCTCGACGACATGCTCAACCGCGTGCCGAACCGGCACGCTCCTTACGTCGGCGAGAGCGCCTTCGTCACCAAGACCGGCATCCATGCGTCCGCGGTGCTGAAGGACCCGCAGACCTACGAGCATGTGCTGCCCGAGACGGTCGGCAACCACCGCAAGGTCCTGGTCTCGGACCAGGCCGGGCGGTCCAACGTCATCGCCGAGCTCGACCGCGCCGGCATCCCTTACGAGAAGAGCGATCCGAAGCTGACGCGCCTCGTCGAGGAGTTGAAGGAGCGCGAGGCGGCCGGCTACGCCTATGAATCCGCCAACGCCTCGTTCGAGCTGCTGGCGCGCCGCACGCTCGGCAAGGTGCCGCATTATTTCGAGGTCGAGCAGTTCGACGTCAATGTCGAGCAGCGCTACAATTCGCATGGCGAGCGCGTCACCGTCGCTTTGGCCGTGGTGAAGGTCGACGTCGCCGGCGAGCATCTGATCTCGGCTGCCGAAGGCAACGGTCCCGTCAACGCGCTCGACGTTGCCATGCGCAAGGATCTCGGCAAGTACCAGAAATACATCGAGGGCTTGACGCTGATCGACTACCGCGTGCGTATCCTCAACGGCGGCACAGGCGCGGTCACGCGCGTCCTGATCGAGAGCGAGGACGAGAACGGCGACAGCTGGACCACGGTCGGCGTCTCCCCGAACATCATCGACGCCTCGTTCCAGGCGCTGATGGATTCGGTGATCTACAAGCTCGTGAAGTCGGGCGCGCCGGCGTGAGAAAGATGTAGCCCGGATGAGCGAAGCGATATCCGGGACGGTATATGCCGCGCCGATAGACTTTCCCGGATGTCGCTTCGCTCATCCGGGCTACGAGCGGTAGGGGAAGGGCGGGACCATGATCGACCACATCT encodes the following:
- a CDS encoding GNAT family N-acetyltransferase; the protein is MGQTLPKPGLRPFLPDDVPVLAAIFTASIEELTGEDYNEAQQQAWMAAAEGEEFGRRLASDLTLIATMEGSPVGFASLRGADHIQMLYVHPAVVGQGIATMLVDALEKLAGGRGAASLSVDASDTAQGFFAKRGYVAMQRNSITVNDEWLANTTMKKTLGAGQ
- the cimA gene encoding citramalate synthase; translation: MSKERLYLFDTTLRDGAQTNGVDFTLTDKQVIAAMLDDLGIDYVEGGYPGANPTDTEFFGTKPKLAHARFTAFGMTRRAGRSVSNDPGVAGLLEAKADAICFVAKASAYQVRVALETTKEENLASIRDSVAAAKAAGREVMLDCEHFFDGYKEDASFALACAKAAYEAGARWVVLCDTNGGTMPDEVEAIVTEVTKHIPGDHVGIHAHNDTEQAVANSLAAVRAGARQIQGTLNGLGERCGNANLCSLIPTLKLKQAFSDAFEIGVTTEKLATLVKVSRTLDDMLNRVPNRHAPYVGESAFVTKTGIHASAVLKDPQTYEHVLPETVGNHRKVLVSDQAGRSNVIAELDRAGIPYEKSDPKLTRLVEELKEREAAGYAYESANASFELLARRTLGKVPHYFEVEQFDVNVEQRYNSHGERVTVALAVVKVDVAGEHLISAAEGNGPVNALDVAMRKDLGKYQKYIEGLTLIDYRVRILNGGTGAVTRVLIESEDENGDSWTTVGVSPNIIDASFQALMDSVIYKLVKSGAPA
- the cysS gene encoding cysteine--tRNA ligase, which codes for MELRLYDTLSREKRTFVPLDPKNVRMYVCGPTVYDFAHIGNARPVIVFDVLFRLLRHLYGEAHVKYVRNITDVDDKINDRAARDFPGLPLNEAIRKVTEQTGEQFHADVDALGCLRPSVEPRATEHIGEMREIIERLVKGGFAYVAEDHVLFSPQAMNAANSTLPRYGALSKRSLDEMIAGARVDVAPYKRDATDFVLWKPSKPGEPSWPSPAGIKAEGRPGWHVECSAMAWKHLGEHFDIHGGGIDLVFPHHENEVAQTCCAFHRERMASYWMHNGFLQVESEKMSKSLGNFITIHELLADWPGEVLRLNMLKTHYRSPIDWTMKSLEESAKTLDDWYRVAADVAPGEPAASVVEPLIDDLNTPLAIAAMHGLRGGDVGALAGSLRLLGFLSESAAQWEGRKQQASGVDPKEVEGLIAERTAARSRKDFKESDRIRDLLAAMGVAIKDSKDGTTWEFSR